Within Pelotomaculum schinkii, the genomic segment CCTAAACTCATGGAAGGTTGAACACACATAGATAATTTTAGCTTTTACTTTTCTGGCCACAAAACCCTTGTTGCATTTAACGCACTTCTGTATCCCGGCATATTTGTGTATCTTCTGGTTCCCGGCCCGCACCTTTTCATTGGAACCTTTTTTCAAATATCTGCTAGACCATGTTGAAGTCTTCCTTATTAATAATGGCAGGCATAAAATCGGGGTGGACGAATTGTTCTTCCTTGTCCACCCCGACCTTCTTGCCTTTCATTTTGCTTACCTTGGTAGTACCACAACGTAAGGTTCCGATATGGGCGTCGTTTCTCAAGATCCCCTTTACGCTAGTGGCATACCACAAATCTCTCTGCGTCCAGTTCGGTTTTTACGGGATTGCCATGGTTATATCTGGAACAGGGGTAAGCTCGCTGCTTGGCAAGCCTTATATTAGTCTACCGACAGCGGGTGGGCGCTCCTAAAAGTTCGGGCGGCTGGAGTATCGATACAGTTTTCGCTATCTGCTGCCTGGTATTGGAATTTAACCTGGTCACAGTTCTGGCCGGCAGAAATAGCGATGGTTATTAGTGGAATAAAACGGAAGCAATAATTAGGGCAATGGTACCTGCAACTTTGATTAGCGGGTTCATGGCAGGTCCGGAAGTATCCTTGCAGGGGTCGCCGACAGTGTCGCCGATAACCGCTGCCTGGTGGACCGGGTTGGGCTTGCCGTCGATCTTTTTACCGCCCAGGTTGCCCGCTTCAATCCACTTCTTGGCATTATCCCAGGCGCCGCCGGCGTTGGCTAGGAACAGGGCCATCAGAACGCCGGTGGCGGTCAAACCGGCCAGGTAACCGGCCAAGGCCAGCGCGCCCAGGCCAAAGCCCACAACTAGCGGCACGATAACAGCCACAAGGCCGGGGAAGATCATCTTGCTGATGGCGGCGCCGGTGGCGATACTGACGCAGCGGGCATAGTCCGGCTTGGCCTCGCCTTCCATAATCCCCGAAATTTCACGGAATTGGCGGCGCACTTCGTTCACCATACCGAAAGCGGCATCACCCACGGCACGCATGGTGGCAGAGCCGACAACAAAAGGAATGGATGCGCCAAGCAGGAGTCCCACCAGCACCGTCGGGTTGTTCAGGTTGATAACCAGGTGGCCATTCGTCAATAGATGCGCAAGTTTCGGGTTCCTGGCCACTTCGTCGGCAAAGGCCTGGAAGAGGGCTAAAGCTGTAAGCGCCGCCGAACCGATGGCAAAACCCTTGGCGATGGCAGCGGTGGTGTTGCCCACAGCGTCCAGCCTGTCGGTCTTTTCACGGACTTCTTCAGGCAATTCGGCCATCTCAGCAATACCGCCGGCGTTGTCGGCGACGGGGCCGAAGGAGTCCATAGCCACCACTATGCCGGCGGTGGATAGCATACCCATGGCAGCCATGGCAATACCGTAAATGGCATGGCTTGGGTCAACCCAACTAGCAGCCCAGAAAGCGAAATAAATCGCGCCCGCAAAGAACACCATCGGATAGAACACCGACTCCATCCCTACCGCCAGGCCATGGATGACGTTGGTGGCCGGCCCGGTCTTGGAGGCCTCGGCGATCCGCAGGCAGGGCGGTTTGTTATTAGCGGTGTAATATTCGGTCAGGGCGCCGATAGCAATGTTAACAATCAACCCGGCGGCAACCGCCAGAAAAATACCCACGCCATCCCTGCCGGGGAAAGTCCTGGTAGATAATAAGTATACGCCGATAGCGGTCATAAGATTGGTGGCCCACAGGCCCACATTAAGAGCCGTCTGCGGGTTGCCGCCTTCACCGGTACGTACAAAAAAAGTGCCGATAATAGAAGCGATAATCCCAATCGCTCCTACCAACAGTGGGAAAAGGGCGCCCTTGGGCCCGAAAATACTATTACCGATAATCATAGCGGCGATGGTGGTCGCGGCGTATGACTCGAACAGATCGGCGCCCATACCGGCGGTATCGCCTACGTTGTCACCCACGTTATCGGCGATAGTAGCCGGATTACGCGGGTCATCTTCGGGAATACCGGCTTCAACCTTACCTACAAGGTCTGCGCCCACATCGGCAGCCTTGGTGTAAATACCGCCGCCGACCCTGGCAAAGAACGCGATGGCAGATGCGCCAAAGGCAAAGCTGTTGATAACAACGGCGTCTTTATAAATAAGGAATAAAACAGAAACTCCCAATAGGCCTAAACCTGCTACAGACAGTCCCATAACTGAGCCGGCGCGGAAGGAAACATTCAGTGCTTTGCCCAAGCCAAAACTACGAGCAGCTTCCGCAGTCCGAGCGTTTGATTTGGTAGTGCTGTTCATTCCGATGTATCCTGCAATAGCTGAACAAACAGCACCCACGAGGAATGATATCATCAAAGGAATTCCTTTAACCCGGGGATCAAGCATAGGCAACACTAATACAAGTAATATTGCAACAACAATAGTAAAAGGTATCAGGGTTTTGTACTGCCGGTTCAGATAGGCCATGGCGCCTTCCTGAACCGCTTCCGAAATCTCTTTCATTTTGGGGGTGCCCATGGATTCTTTCATAATGCTTGCAAATGTTGCAAGCGCAAAAAGAAGGGCGACTGCCCCGGTTATTACGCCGTACCAAGCAAGTGTCATTGTTTCCTGCACTTCTAAGCTAACCTCCTTAGACCTTTTCTGAAAATTTTCCAACAAAGCTCAACTGCTATAATAGCAATCTTTCAGACCTCATCTTGTATTAATATTTTTCCACTTATCGTAAAGTACGATTTTTATATCTAAAACCTCAAATAATCCAAAATATTTGATATATTTCAGGAAATAACATCATAATGGATAAGATATGAGATCTCACATTTTGTGCGGGATCTCATATCATCCTTGGGAACTTTACTTCTTTTTTTCTACTCTAACAATACATTTTCATGATACGTGGCGATGCCGGTGGCATGTAGAACGCCTTAGTTGCCGATTCTCCAACTAACCAATCATTTTTTTAATTTTCGCGTATTTTCTTAAAGCAACCATAGCATTAACAGCTTGTTCCGGTGTAGGATAAGCGGGAATGCCGTGGTCCCTGAGCTTCATTATCGATTCGTTGCATTCGCCTCCACCCTGGCATTCCATGATAAACGGCTTCCCGAGGTGTTTATAGGTTTCATAAATCTCAATGGCGATGTCGGTCACAGCAGGGACGTCGGTGACGGCTGTAGGGCAGATAGAACCTATAACACCGTCGACGTTCGGGTCACGTAGGGCCTGCCTGAAAGCTCCCTTATACTGAATGGGGGAAGCCGTGCCGGCAATGTCCACAGGGTTCAGGGGCGAACCGAACATGGGCATGTAAGCCCTGATTTTCTGAATAAGACTAGGAGAAATATCTTTCAGTTCAGTTAAGGGCATGCCGACTCTTTCAAAGTGATCGCAGGCCAGCAAGCCTGAACCGCCGCCATTTGTGATCATAACTACATTATCACTTTTTAATTCGGGTTGCATACCTAGGGCAAGGGAAATATCTAAAAACTCCTGCCATGTGCCGGCCCTGATAGCTCCGGCTTTTTCAAAAATCTTATCGTAGTAAGCATCATCAGTACCTTCGTTTTCAGATGCGGTATGGGCAAAAGCCGCTTTAACCCCGATCTTGGATCCTCCGACCTTGATAGCTACTACCGGTTTTTCACGGACAACAGACTGGCAGGCCTTAACATATGCTTCCGGAGAATCCAGGCCCTCTATATACGTGGAAATGCATTTGGTATTGGGATCTTTAGCTCCGTAAGCGACAAACTCGGCAAAGTCCACATCTGCCTTGTTGCCCAGGCCGACGAAAAAGCTCATGCCAAAATGGGAAGTCTGTGAAGTCCCCAGGGCGGCCAGCAGGTTTGCTCCCGACTGGGATATCATTGCCACCGGGCCCTTAATGGGCAGATAGGGGATAAAACCACAGTTGAAGTTAAGATAAGGACTGCCCATTCCAACCAGGTTAGGACCAATCAGAGGCAGCTTGTTGTCCCGGCAAAACTGAGTCAGGCGGTTTTGCAGGTCTCCCCTGCCGATTTCCTTAAAAGCGCTTGTAGCAATAACTGTCATTTTAGCCTTTTTAGCCACGGCATGTTCCAGAACCATTTTCACCAGATGAGCGGGGACAGCGACAAAGACCAAGTCCACCTCACCCGGAATATCCATGACGGTCTTATATGCTTTTAAGCCGTGGATCTTCTCCGCCCGTGGGTTAACCGGATAGATGGTCCCCTTATAACCCCAGTTTTTCAAGCCTTCGATAACCTTGTAACCGACTTTGGTACTATAACGTGAAGCGCCTACAACAGCGATGGAAGAGGGGCTGAGGGCATACTTCAAATTATCAACCACATATTGACGAGGAGCGCTGATTTTCATTTATTCCTCCTCCTTCCTGGCCATGCTGCATTTTATTCCGTCTTTCACAGTGCGGTCCTGGAGGAAATCGTCGGTAAACACACATTCTTCCCAAAAACCGTTCTGGTCGTCCATCCGGCATACCCAGCGCCGGAATTGCCTGTAGATATCGGCTTCTTTTATGTCTTCGATCTCGCTGTAAGAGTTGAGTTTTTCCTTCAAAGCTTTGGTATCCGAAATTTCATTATAGGCCCAGACAGATATATCATATAAAGAATCAGTAAATTCAACGACGTTATTCAGTTCCGGAATCCGTGACAGTTCATCGGCAATTTGAGCCTTGCGATAACTGGGTATAGTTTGGAACAAACGTATTACATATGCATGGTTGGTAAGGCCAAGCTTCATAAAATTAAGGTGAAACAGGGGAACCAGTATACGTTTGTTTTCTACGACATCTTTGATTCCGGCCAACATTTCTTTTGGATCCAGGCCTGAAATATCAGCCAGGACTTTGAAGTCAAAAAGCTCTTCCATTGGTTTTTTAGTGTTCAAGGCCTGGATAATTTTTAAATCCGTCAGGTCCATCTTGTCCTGTATTTTTGCCAACTTTTCCAACTGATCCTTGCCCCAGAAAAGTTCACGGTAGGAATCTCCAGGCGCGTCCCACATATTGACATTAGATTCCCGGATGTCACGGCGGATCGGGCAAAGATGCACAAACTCTATTTCCGGGTTGTTTTTCCAGGGTTCAATAACATCGGCCAGCAGGTTATCCAAAACCCTCATATGGTTTCCGTTAAAATAATCAAAATCGCCGCTGCATTCATAACCGGTACAGATATCATCCTTGTTTTGATACCATTCTGATAATTTTGCCTTGGTCTCCCTGGGAGTGTTTTCTTTTAGTTTAACAAGCCAGTAATATAGCCCCCATCCGTAGACCTGGGTGGCGGGATTCATCACAAACATAATCAGGTGTTCATCATAGAGCCTGTGCAGCCGTTTAACAATTTCATTTTTACCCAACCCAACAGCTTTGGACAGGTAATCCATGTTGAAGACGTCGGGATGGATCTGGTATGAGGATTTTGCCACGTTATACGCGCTCATGGCTGCGTCGTCCAGCGGTACGATACCCGGTTCTGAAAAGCCAATCCCTCTGGGTGCAAAAAAGTAATCTCTCATCCACTCTTGCCTTTGATCACTACCAAGCATATAAGCTGGTGCATCTTTTTGTTGTTTATCAGACATTTTTTGACCTCCTTTTTGATTTTTCTTAATATCTACTTAAAAAACAATTACAAAGGTATCTACCCCCCCATAACCTGTTTTGCAAAGATACCACACATACGGGATTGATAATGATTTTATTAAGTTGCTTATAGTACTAAGCAACTAATATGCCAGAGAAGTGTTTTAAAGAAAAAGGCATAAAAACTCAAAAAATAGCCTCTACATTAAAAATTAACGTAGAGGCTTATGTCCTAAAATTGAATCATAGATATATTTAAATCCAATGAAAACTTATGAGGACAAAGAAAATCAATAAGTGTTAGAATTTCTATCAGGTGTTAGTTTTCATAACACCCTATTTGATATTTCCTCATTTTACAGTAAAGTGTATTCCGGGCAATCCCTAAAATTTTAGCTGTTTGACTTAAATTTCCCCTGCTTATATCCAGAGCTTGTTGAATCGACTGCTTTTCTGCTTCCTCCAAAGAAAGCGTTCCTGTGGATGTTTTATTGTACTGCGGTTTAGATGTAGTAATATATCCAGGAAGGTGTTCAGGCAAAATGTAACCATTTTCCGCAAAGAGCGCCGCCCTTTCCAGGGCGTTTTCCAATTCACGGACGTTTCCGGGCCAATGGTAATTAAGTAAAATCTCCCTTGTATTTTTACTTAAAGAATATTTTTTTCCACGCTTCCGGGAATGTTTTTCAAGAAAATATTCAATTAACAGAGGTATGTCACCATTTCGCTGAGACAAAGGGGGAATATTTATAGATATTATATTTAACCTCCAGTAAAGATCCTCCCTGAAACTACCCTCCGCCACCATCCTTGACAGGTCCTTGTTCGTGGCGGCGATGACCCTGACGTCCACCGGTACAACTTTCGCACCGCCTAACCGTGTAACTTCTTTTTCCTGTAAAACCCTTAATAGCCTTACCTGGAGGTCTTTAGGCATTTCCCCTATTTCATCTAAAAAGATTGTCCCGCCCACCGCAAGTTCAAATTTCCCAGGGCGGCCGCCCTGGCATGCCCCTGTAAAAGCCCCCTTCTCATAACCAAAAAATTCGCTTTCTATCAGTTCTTTTGGTATCGCCCCGCAATTAACGGCTATAAAGGGGCCCTCCGCCCGGAAACCTGCATTGTGAATAGCTTGAGCAAATAATTCCTTTCCAGTCCCGCTTTCACCAAACAGCAGTACGTTAGAAGATTCCCTGGCAGCTATGTTTGCCAATCGTTTAACTTCCTGGATTTCCCTGCTGTTCCCTATTATGCTGTCAAAAGTAAATTTTGCTTTGCTGTTATTTTTAGAAGCTAAGTTTTTTTGTTCTTTAGCTTCCCTGAAGACACCTATAACTCCAGCGATTTCACCATCGTCTTTTAATATGGGAATACTATTTAAAAATATTTTCCCCCGTTTGGAATCAAGAATAACCTCTTGGTTGCGACAACCTTTTTCGGAATCAAATGTTTTTAGCGTAACCGGGTGAAAATCCAGGATTTCACTCGCTTTCCTGCCGACTGCTTGTTCATGATTGATTGATAGGAGCCCTCCTGCGCTCTTGTTGATATCCCTGATTATTCCTTTCCTATCAATCGTCACAACCGCTTCTGCAACCGAATCAAATACAGCCTTATAATATTGGCTTATCACATGAAGATTTTCTCTTGTCTTCATAACCAGCAGGTGATTTTCAATTGCCATTTCAGCCGCCACCAGTATGCCGAAGATTTGGCAGTTAATTTTCTTCACCATTTGGAAGCTCATGGCAAAACCCAGTACCCCAATAATTTTCCCCTCTGGATCTTTGATAGGCACTGCCGAACAAGCCCGCTCCTTTAGCTTCATGCAGTATTTTTCTTCAGCAATAAACGGCACGGGGACTCCCTCTGCCAGTACCATTGCGACAGCTGTTGTGCCCACCGCCTGCTCGCTCCAGCTAACCCCAATACCAAAGTTCAAGTTGTCCTCGAAGTCTCTTAATATTTTTTTGTCCCCTACAACATACAATACCCAGCCCTCATTATCCGTCAAAAAAACAACATAACCCGAACCTTTTATCATTTGATACATCTTATCCATATAAGGCTTGACTACTCTCAAAAAGTTTTCATTTTGCTCTAACTTTCCGGTTAGCTCCGCACTAGATAATATTTTCGTACTTTCCCCACCATAAGGATCAATGCCCAACCTTTTACACCTTTGCCAGGATGAAAGAATCGCCCGGTTAACTTTAACCGGCTGTTTATCATACTTTATAAAATTCTGCCATTCCTCTTTAAGTAAGGAGTTGTTTTTTCTTAATTGAGCAAGCGACATAATGAAGACTCCTTGTTTCTTTATTGCTGCAGATTGCCCAAGCTAACACTAATTCTACCGTGAAAACCTACTGCAAGCCGAATCTAACCAAGCGTCAACATCATAACAGGCGTCTTTCTTGTTATATAAGATACTTATATGGCTTTCTTAATTAATTATTATATCATACCCATGAAATATCGCTACTTTCACAACTTGCCAATAATGCTGTCAAGTTAAAGTAGGTTGTTCCCGATAATTTTCAATGTAACTCAACCAAATAATAAATTTGACAACATACCGGATTACAAAAATTCAAAAAACGTAGGTGGCCGTGTCGTTGACTACCACCCCCATCATGGTCTCATCAATATGCCGACGGGGTGGCTCCGGGAACATGTCTACAAAAGTAGAGTCCGTCGTTTCTCCCATTATACCATGCGTAGGCTCCCCGGTACCTAAACATAATTTATTTTCAACAACATCATGAGTTATTGGTTTTATCATCCACGATTTTATCAGTTGATTTATTTTCTTTTTTAAGAGCATTAAACTCATCTTATGATAAAGCAATTAAAATATTAAAAGCATTTACTACATTCCATTGTATATTCCGCTAAGAAAAAACACCTAGACCGCCGAAGTTGAACACTAAGACCGTTTAAATTGAACAATCATTCCGTAGTGGCTGTACATTGATAACTAAAGGATCACATGGTATACTCAAACTGCTTTTACTTTTAAGCAGGATAGGGCAACACTGAGGAGTGACCCGAGCGGCTTAAGAGTTTTGCGGGGAGAGTGATGCCGGTGAGCGTCGCTCTTTTTTTGTTAAAAGCAACATAACATCACTCTCTTTGGAAAACTAAGCGATAAACCTCGGGAGTTTGAGGGCAGAGCCCTCAATAGCCGTAAGGCTGTTTTGAATTATCTGTCGGCAATACCCTTGCGCTCCCGCATAGAGTTTTTACCGTCGATAAAAATGGTGTAGGAATCATGCACAATGCGATCTGAAATGGCATCGGCCAGTGTCGGTTCGCCAATTTTATGATACCAACCGCCGATCTCAAACTGGGAACAGAATATGGTAGAAGCTTTTTTGTAACGAGATTCTACGATCTCAAGCAGATCGCGGGCTTCGCTTTCCTTGAGCGGAAACAGAAGCCATTCATCCAAAATGAGCAGCTTTACCTGTTTGTAAGCTTTGATGACCTTGCGGTATGTCCCCTCACCGCGTGCAATGGCCAATTCACCCAGCAGATCGGGAAGCCGTACATATTTAACCGTGTAAAAGTTTCGGTTGGCAGCCATGCCAAAAGCATTTGAGAGGTAGGTTTTTCCGCTGCCCGTGGCTCCAAGGATTATGATGTTATGGGCTTCTTGGATGTAGTTACAGCTAGCCAAGCGGATGATTTGAGCTTTGTCGAGTTTGCGATCGTCATGATACTCAATGTTCTCAATACAAGCGTCATTGAAGGCAAAACCCGCGTTTTTGATCAAGCGCGACAGCCGATTGTTTTTACGGGCTGCCCATTCGGCATCGATCAGCAGACCGAAGCGTTCTTCAAAAGCCATGTCAGACAAGTTTGCGTTTTTGAGCTGTTCCCGGAATGCTGCGGCCATGACACTAAGCTTCATTTCGTGAAGCTTGGTTACGGTCGAATCGTTTAGCATTTTCCATCCCTCCTGCTGTAGTAATCGGCTCCTCGTGTGAGTCCAAATTCAGAGGAGGAATGGGCTGGGGTTTCTTTCGGCAGCTTGTCCTGACCGGATTTTAAGATGGCCTGAACGCTCTTCAAGCTAGGCTGTACAGTGTAGGACAATGCTTTGGTGCAGGCCGCTTCAAGGCGCTCCACCGAATATTTGTCGGCTAGTTTCAAAAGAGCCATACAAGCCTTGTAGCCCTGCTGCTCGACTTTGTGACTTCCTAAAAACAGGTTAATGACAGCGCTTGTATTCTCACCGATTTTGGCTGCCCAGGATTTAAAGCGGTCGCCGTTCCAAGACACATATTTTTGATGATCTGGTGGCATATGGACTTCCAGGGTGCTGTATTGATTGCTCCTACCATAGAGCCGGGGATGAGAACAAATGCGATTGCCTTGGAAGAAGACCTCAATCACATTGCGGGTAATCCTGACATCAACTTTCTGCTTGATGTATTCAAACGGCACCGAATAATTCTGGGTCTCCACACTGATATGGTAATTGTATTGAACAGTGGCAATCTTCCAGGTCGCCAATTCAAATGGCTTTAAGGGCAACGGCAGCAAGAAGGGTTTTTCCTCATCGAACGAGGTGGCTCTGCTCCCGTTCTTCTTCTGAAAAGGTTTCTCTAGAAAAACCATTAGCTTTTCCCGAATGGCAGCATTCAGCTCTCGTAACGATAAAAACTGCTGATTACGCAGAGCAGCGAGTATCCATGTTGAGATGATGCCGACCGATCCTTCTACCGTGGGTTTATCTTTGGGAGCCCTAACTCTGCATGGAATAACCGCTGTACCATAATGTTCAGCCATCTCCTGATAGGTCTTGTTAATAACTGCTTCGCCTTTCGTCACCTTCTCCACGCCGGTTTTTAAGTTGTCCGGTACCATAA encodes:
- a CDS encoding sigma-54-dependent Fis family transcriptional regulator gives rise to the protein MSLAQLRKNNSLLKEEWQNFIKYDKQPVKVNRAILSSWQRCKRLGIDPYGGESTKILSSAELTGKLEQNENFLRVVKPYMDKMYQMIKGSGYVVFLTDNEGWVLYVVGDKKILRDFEDNLNFGIGVSWSEQAVGTTAVAMVLAEGVPVPFIAEEKYCMKLKERACSAVPIKDPEGKIIGVLGFAMSFQMVKKINCQIFGILVAAEMAIENHLLVMKTRENLHVISQYYKAVFDSVAEAVVTIDRKGIIRDINKSAGGLLSINHEQAVGRKASEILDFHPVTLKTFDSEKGCRNQEVILDSKRGKIFLNSIPILKDDGEIAGVIGVFREAKEQKNLASKNNSKAKFTFDSIIGNSREIQEVKRLANIAARESSNVLLFGESGTGKELFAQAIHNAGFRAEGPFIAVNCGAIPKELIESEFFGYEKGAFTGACQGGRPGKFELAVGGTIFLDEIGEMPKDLQVRLLRVLQEKEVTRLGGAKVVPVDVRVIAATNKDLSRMVAEGSFREDLYWRLNIISINIPPLSQRNGDIPLLIEYFLEKHSRKRGKKYSLSKNTREILLNYHWPGNVRELENALERAALFAENGYILPEHLPGYITTSKPQYNKTSTGTLSLEEAEKQSIQQALDISRGNLSQTAKILGIARNTLYCKMRKYQIGCYEN
- a CDS encoding AsnC family transcriptional regulator, translating into MSDKQQKDAPAYMLGSDQRQEWMRDYFFAPRGIGFSEPGIVPLDDAAMSAYNVAKSSYQIHPDVFNMDYLSKAVGLGKNEIVKRLHRLYDEHLIMFVMNPATQVYGWGLYYWLVKLKENTPRETKAKLSEWYQNKDDICTGYECSGDFDYFNGNHMRVLDNLLADVIEPWKNNPEIEFVHLCPIRRDIRESNVNMWDAPGDSYRELFWGKDQLEKLAKIQDKMDLTDLKIIQALNTKKPMEELFDFKVLADISGLDPKEMLAGIKDVVENKRILVPLFHLNFMKLGLTNHAYVIRLFQTIPSYRKAQIADELSRIPELNNVVEFTDSLYDISVWAYNEISDTKALKEKLNSYSEIEDIKEADIYRQFRRWVCRMDDQNGFWEECVFTDDFLQDRTVKDGIKCSMARKEEE
- the istA gene encoding IS21 family transposase, which codes for MTSYKEILRLHSLGINNSRIASGCGCSRTTVINVLQRAKDQGLSWQTVAEMSDKELSQRLFSSESAKPAYKMPNYDYIHREMAKSGVTLTLLWLEYCDQCRESGQVPYKSTQFNKYYADYVKSTKATMHIHRKPGEIMEVDWAGQTARIIDTDTGEIIQAYVFVAALPYSGYAYVEAFLSQNQESWITAHINAYRFFGGITRIMVPDNLKTGVEKVTKGEAVINKTYQEMAEHYGTAVIPCRVRAPKDKPTVEGSVGIISTWILAALRNQQFLSLRELNAAIREKLMVFLEKPFQKKNGSRATSFDEEKPFLLPLPLKPFELATWKIATVQYNYHISVETQNYSVPFEYIKQKVDVRITRNVIEVFFQGNRICSHPRLYGRSNQYSTLEVHMPPDHQKYVSWNGDRFKSWAAKIGENTSAVINLFLGSHKVEQQGYKACMALLKLADKYSVERLEAACTKALSYTVQPSLKSVQAILKSGQDKLPKETPAHSSSEFGLTRGADYYSRRDGKC
- a CDS encoding sodium-translocating pyrophosphatase, whose product is MTLAWYGVITGAVALLFALATFASIMKESMGTPKMKEISEAVQEGAMAYLNRQYKTLIPFTIVVAILLVLVLPMLDPRVKGIPLMISFLVGAVCSAIAGYIGMNSTTKSNARTAEAARSFGLGKALNVSFRAGSVMGLSVAGLGLLGVSVLFLIYKDAVVINSFAFGASAIAFFARVGGGIYTKAADVGADLVGKVEAGIPEDDPRNPATIADNVGDNVGDTAGMGADLFESYAATTIAAMIIGNSIFGPKGALFPLLVGAIGIIASIIGTFFVRTGEGGNPQTALNVGLWATNLMTAIGVYLLSTRTFPGRDGVGIFLAVAAGLIVNIAIGALTEYYTANNKPPCLRIAEASKTGPATNVIHGLAVGMESVFYPMVFFAGAIYFAFWAASWVDPSHAIYGIAMAAMGMLSTAGIVVAMDSFGPVADNAGGIAEMAELPEEVREKTDRLDAVGNTTAAIAKGFAIGSAALTALALFQAFADEVARNPKLAHLLTNGHLVINLNNPTVLVGLLLGASIPFVVGSATMRAVGDAAFGMVNEVRRQFREISGIMEGEAKPDYARCVSIATGAAISKMIFPGLVAVIVPLVVGFGLGALALAGYLAGLTATGVLMALFLANAGGAWDNAKKWIEAGNLGGKKIDGKPNPVHQAAVIGDTVGDPCKDTSGPAMNPLIKVAGTIALIIASVLFH
- the istB gene encoding IS21-like element helper ATPase IstB; translated protein: MLNDSTVTKLHEMKLSVMAAAFREQLKNANLSDMAFEERFGLLIDAEWAARKNNRLSRLIKNAGFAFNDACIENIEYHDDRKLDKAQIIRLASCNYIQEAHNIIILGATGSGKTYLSNAFGMAANRNFYTVKYVRLPDLLGELAIARGEGTYRKVIKAYKQVKLLILDEWLLFPLKESEARDLLEIVESRYKKASTIFCSQFEIGGWYHKIGEPTLADAISDRIVHDSYTIFIDGKNSMRERKGIADR
- a CDS encoding recombinase family protein; protein product: MWYATSVKGILRNDAHIGTLRCGTTKVSKMKGKKVGVDKEEQFVHPDFMPAIINKEDFNMV
- a CDS encoding acetate--CoA ligase family protein, giving the protein MKISAPRQYVVDNLKYALSPSSIAVVGASRYSTKVGYKVIEGLKNWGYKGTIYPVNPRAEKIHGLKAYKTVMDIPGEVDLVFVAVPAHLVKMVLEHAVAKKAKMTVIATSAFKEIGRGDLQNRLTQFCRDNKLPLIGPNLVGMGSPYLNFNCGFIPYLPIKGPVAMISQSGANLLAALGTSQTSHFGMSFFVGLGNKADVDFAEFVAYGAKDPNTKCISTYIEGLDSPEAYVKACQSVVREKPVVAIKVGGSKIGVKAAFAHTASENEGTDDAYYDKIFEKAGAIRAGTWQEFLDISLALGMQPELKSDNVVMITNGGGSGLLACDHFERVGMPLTELKDISPSLIQKIRAYMPMFGSPLNPVDIAGTASPIQYKGAFRQALRDPNVDGVIGSICPTAVTDVPAVTDIAIEIYETYKHLGKPFIMECQGGGECNESIMKLRDHGIPAYPTPEQAVNAMVALRKYAKIKKMIG